In the Betaproteobacteria bacterium genome, one interval contains:
- a CDS encoding restriction endonuclease: MTSKKHRSGVEFEELVSRVQRQIDPNSQVTHNELLTDRLGHQRQFDVVLRGQFAGQQILGVMECKDLSRNVGIQDVDAFITKCNDINANLKILVSSKKFSQKAIEKAKHYGVQTLSLLPSDSSEFISPIATKWYADIYFWKQISMQLHVLEGEASPDSLVVDRAMIGSKRVMDWFTNYLIKNHTEEIGEGWIVGIKCTFGSTQIVTDGNREWRCAGITFGALRACERKVRNVGWKGTGFFDWQLNQLKTTSNATLSTDAIPVDFRTWEDRTGDKTIDNEFLFGHLTVFGKSFEYCQDAIDLEEL, translated from the coding sequence GTGACTAGTAAGAAGCACAGATCCGGAGTTGAGTTCGAAGAACTGGTTTCACGAGTTCAACGACAGATCGATCCCAACTCACAGGTGACACACAATGAACTGTTGACGGATCGTTTAGGCCATCAGCGCCAATTTGATGTGGTGCTTCGTGGCCAATTTGCAGGTCAACAGATTCTAGGAGTCATGGAATGCAAAGACTTAAGTAGAAATGTCGGAATACAGGACGTCGATGCCTTCATAACGAAGTGCAACGACATCAATGCAAATTTGAAAATCCTAGTTTCGAGTAAGAAGTTTTCGCAGAAGGCGATTGAAAAGGCGAAACACTATGGCGTTCAGACTCTATCCTTGCTGCCCAGCGATTCTTCAGAATTCATATCTCCGATAGCGACAAAATGGTACGCGGATATATATTTCTGGAAGCAAATTTCAATGCAGCTGCACGTTCTGGAAGGTGAGGCTTCGCCAGACTCGCTTGTCGTTGATAGAGCAATGATCGGGAGCAAGAGAGTTATGGATTGGTTCACCAATTATTTGATCAAAAATCATACGGAAGAAATCGGAGAAGGTTGGATAGTGGGCATCAAGTGCACGTTTGGAAGTACTCAGATCGTTACTGACGGAAATAGAGAATGGCGATGTGCGGGTATCACCTTTGGAGCATTGCGAGCTTGCGAGAGAAAAGTGAGAAATGTAGGTTGGAAGGGGACCGGCTTCTTTGACTGGCAGCTCAATCAGCTGAAAACGACTAGTAACGCGACTCTAAGTACCGATGCAATCCCCGTCGATTTTAGGACTTGGGAAGATCGAACAGGTGACAAGACGATCGACAACGAATTTCTTTTTGGACATTTAACCGTATTTGGAAAAAGCTTCGAATATTGCCAAGATGCAATTGATTTGGAGGAGTTATAG